Proteins from a single region of Urocitellus parryii isolate mUroPar1 chromosome 4, mUroPar1.hap1, whole genome shotgun sequence:
- the LOC113191334 gene encoding olfactory receptor OR51C1-like gives MSNSQNCTSSSIIFLLTGVPGLEAFHIWISIPFCFLYATALSGNSLILFVIITQPSLHEPMYYFLSMLSTTDLGLSISTLVTMLGIFWFNTREISFNACLSQMFFIQLFTVMESSVLLAMAFDCFVAISNPLRYASVLTNLKIVVIGVAIITRGTLTLTIMVVLLKRLSYCRSHVLLHSYCFYPDVMKLSCTDTRINSAVGLTALITTAGVDSIFIVLSYVLIIRTVLSIASPEERRKAFSTCVSHIGAVAVFYIPLISLSFVHRFGKGAPPYVYTLIANAYLLIPPVMNPIIYSVKTKQIRKAVLKVFHSSVTKT, from the coding sequence ATGTCAAATTCCCAAAACTGCACATCTTCTTCCATCATTTTCCTGCTTACTGGCGTTCCTGGGCTGGAAGCCTTTCACATCTGGATCTCCATTCCCTTCTGCTTTCTCTATGCAACTGCCCTCTCAGGGAACAGCCTGATTCTCTTCGTCATTATCACGCAGCCCAGTCTCCACGAACCCATGTATTATTTCCTGTCCATGCTGTCCACCACAGACCTTGGGCTGTCCATATCCACTCTGGTCACCATGCTGGGCATATTCTGGTTCAATACCAGGGAGATCAGCTTCAATGCCTGCTTGTCACAGATGTTCTTCATTCAACTTTTCACTGTCATGGAATCTTCAGTACTGTTGGCCATGGCTTTTGATTGTTTTGTGGCCATCTCTAATCCCCTTAGGTATGCTTCTGTCCTAACCAATCTTAAAATAGTGGTGATTGGTGTAGCAATTATCACCAGGGGGACCCTTACTCTTACAATTATGGTGGTACTTCTTAAAAGGTTGTCCTATTGCCGTAGCCACGTGCTCCTCCATTCCTATTGCTTCTATCCTGATGTAATGAAGCTCTCGTGCACAGACACCAGGATCAACAGTGCAGTTGGGTTGACTGCCCTGATCACCACTGCTGGGGTGGACTCAATCTTCATTGTGCTTTCCTATGTTTTGATCATTAGGACTGTCCTCAGCATTGCTTCCcctgaagagagaaggaaagcctTTAGTACGTGTGTCTCCCATATTGGGGCTGTGGCTGTATTCTACATTCCATTGATCAGTCTGTCCTTTGTGCACAGATTTGGAAAAGGAGCCCCACCTTATGTATATACCTTGATTGCCAATGCCTACCTGCTGATCCCTCCTGTGATGAACCCCATTATCTACAGTGTGAAGACCAAACAGATCCGCAAGGCTGTGTTAAAAGTTTTCCATTCAAGTGTGACAAAGACCTAG
- the LOC113191321 gene encoding olfactory receptor OR51C1-like, with the protein MSPFNQSIFHPAVFFLTGIPGLEASHIWISIPFCCLYAIAISGNGMILFVIITESSLHEPMYYFLSMLSFTDLGLCLSTLVTMLGIFWFNAREISFDTCISQMFFIHGFTFMESSVLLAMAFDRFIAICNPLRYSMILTNSRIIKVGFAIIIRGTTALVPLLLLLKRLSFCHSHVLHHSYCFHPDVMKLSCTDTKINSAFGLAIVISTAGLDSVLILLSYVLIIRSVLSIASVEERKKAFGTCISHISAVAIFYIPMISLSLVHRFGKNAPPIVHTLIANVYLLIPPVMNPIIYSVKTKQIRKAVLKLFIPKVV; encoded by the coding sequence ATGTCACCCTTCAACCAGAGCATTTTTCACCCTGCTGTCTTCTTCCTTACTGGCATCCCTGGTCTTGAAGCCTCTCACATCTGGATCTCCATCCCATTCTGTTGTCTGTATGCCATTGCCATCTCTGGGAATGGCATGATTCTATTTGTCATCATCACTGAGTCGAGCCTCCATGAGCCCATGTACTATTTCCTCTCCATGTTGTCCTTCACAGATCTAGGTTTGTGTCTATCTACACTGGTCACCATGCTGGGTATTTTCTGGTTCAATGCACGAGAAATCAGCTTTGACACCTGCATTAGCCAAATGTTCTTTATTCATGGCTTCACGTTCATGGAGTCCTCAGTACTCCTAGCAATGGCCTTTGACCGCTTCATTGCCATCTGTAACCCTCTGCGGTATTCCATGATCTTGACCAATTCGAGGATCATCAAAGTGGGTTTTGCAATCATTATCAGGGGCACAACAGCCCTAGTGCCTTTACTGCTGCTCCTTAAGCGTCTGTCTTTCTGCCACAGTCATGTGCTCCACCATTCCTATTGTTTCCACCCTGATGTGATGAAGCTTTCATGCACAGACACAAAGATAAATAGTGCATTTGGCCTGGCCATTGTCATCTCTACTGCTGGTCTGGACTCTGTGTTAATCCTTCTCTCCTACGTTCTGATCATCCGTTCTGTGCTCAGCATTGCATCCGTAGAGGAGCGGAAAAAGGCTTTTGGAACCTGCATCTCCCACATTAGTGCTGTTGCCATCTTCTATATCCCCATGATCAGCTTGTCCCTGGTGCATAGATTTGGGAAGAATGCTCCTCCTATTGTGCACACTCTCATTGCCAATGTTTATCTGCTCATCCCTCCTGTAATGAATCCCATAATCTACAGTGTGAAGACAAAACAAATTCGCAAGGCTGTGCTTAAACTATTTATTCCCAAGGTAGTTTAG